In the genome of Girardinichthys multiradiatus isolate DD_20200921_A chromosome 7, DD_fGirMul_XY1, whole genome shotgun sequence, one region contains:
- the LOC124871397 gene encoding olfactory receptor-like protein OLF4, with protein MNNEMNDTYIFLDGYVEISKYKYAYFFIMFSAYVLIICSNLTIVYLIWVNRNLHEPMYVFIAALLVNCVLYSTTTYPKLLIDIFSEKQKITYEACLLQFYFFYFIGPAEFFLLAVMSYDRYVSICKPLLYPTIMTNITITVFLFFSWFIPACHASIPLIMLSNTKGKLCNFNIKGIFCNNAIYTLQCAMPRALAIFGVFAILDIVMLPILFILFSYTKILIISYRSSKEVRRKAAETCLPHLLVLFSLTLLSVYDISIVRVESEFSKTVRLIMTLQIVLYHPLFNPFIYGFKMKEIYKHLKQLLWKAKVVLSKNQQ; from the coding sequence ATGAACAATGAAATGAATGATACCTATATTTTTCTGGATGGGTATGTGGAAATTAGCAAAtacaaatatgcttattttttcATAATGTTTTCTGCCTATGTTCTCATCATTTGCAGTAATTTGACTATTGTTTATCTCATATGGGTTAACAGAAACCTCCATGAACCAATGTATGTTTTCATTGCTGCATTGCTGGTGAATTGtgttctttacagtaccaccaCTTACCCAAAGCTTTTGATTGACATTTTCTCTGAAAAACAGAAGATAACTTATGAAGCCTGTctccttcagttttatttcttttactttATAGGGCCAGCAGAATTCTTTCTATTAGCAGTCATGTCCTATGATAGATATGTGTCTATATGCAAGCCTCTGCTATATCCGACAATTATGACAAACATCACTATcactgttttcctgtttttctcttgGTTTATACCTGCTTGTCATGCATCAATTCCACTAATAATGCTCAGCAACACTAAAGGTAAACTatgtaattttaatattaaagggATATTTTGTAATAATGCAATTTACACCCTTCAGTGTGCAATGCCTAGAGCTCTTGCTATATTTGGTGTATTTGCCATACTAGATATTGTAATGCTTCCAATACTTTTCATTCTATTCTCATATACAAAGATACTGATCATTTCTTACAGGAGCAGTAAAGAGGTCAGGAGGAAAGCTGCTGAGACATGTTTACCCCACTTGTTGGTGTTATTCAGTCTAACTTTGTTGAGTGTATATGACATAAGCATTGTTCGAGTGGAATCAGAGTTTTCAAAGACAGTTcgtttaatcatgacattacaGATTGTTCTGTATCATCCTTTATTTAATCCCTTTATATATGGCTTCAAAATGAAGGAAATTTACAAACATCTGAAGCAGTTGTTATGGAAAGCAAAGGTAGTCTTAAGTAAAAATCAGCAGTAA